A stretch of Lathyrus oleraceus cultivar Zhongwan6 chromosome 6, CAAS_Psat_ZW6_1.0, whole genome shotgun sequence DNA encodes these proteins:
- the LOC127093589 gene encoding uncharacterized protein LOC127093589: MGSIPLGTSVSPTPIYTSKISSFNTNFKKSSAFPSWVSPSSHELSILSPSQSGLCRASQVVDLFPTVSPEITVREARLEDCWEVAETHCSSFFPEYSFPLDFVLRMDRLVAMLAGFSLPNGCKRTCLVAVIGNSLDQTFLFGSEDFKIAGFDGKLSLNKGYVAGILTVDTVADFLPRKGPLRQRRTGVAYISNVAVREKFRQKGIAKQLVAKAESQARSWGCRAIALHCDLRNPAATKLYEGRSFKSIKVPEGANWPQPKTSPDVKFNFMMKLLNKSAVS; encoded by the exons ATGGGGTCAATTCCTCTTGGAACTTCAGTATCTCCAACTCCTATATACACTTCAAAAATCTCATCTTTCAATACTAATTTTAAGAAATCAAGTGCTTTCCCATCTTGGGTTTCACCTTCATCTCATGAATTATCAATTCTTTCTCCCTCCCAATCAG GATTATGCAGAGCCAGTCAAGTTGTTGATTTGTTTCCAACTGTGTCTCCTGAAATTACTGTTAGAGAGGCGAGATTAGAGGACTGTTGGGAAGTGGCGGAGACTCATTGCAGTTCTTTCTTTCCTGAATATTCATTTCCATTAGATTTCGTGTTGAGGATGGATAGATTGGTGGCTATGTTAGCAGGATTCTCTTTGCCGAACGGTTGCAAAAGAACCTGTCTGGTTGCTGTGATCGGCAATTCACTTGATCAAACTTTCTTATTTGGAAGTGAAGATTTCAAAATTGCGGGATTTGACGGGAAGTTAAGCCTCAACAAGGGATATGTAGCTGGCATATTGACAGTGGATACCGTTGCCGACTTTCTTCCTAGAAAGGGACCGCTGCGACAGAGAAG GACTGGAGTTGCATACATATCAAATGTGGCAGTGCGAGAAAAGTTTAGACAGAAAGGAATAGCAAAACAGTTGGTGGCTAAGGCAGAATCCCAAGCCAGAAGTTGGGGCTGTCGCGCAATTGCATTACACTGTGATTTACGAAATCCTGCAGCGACAAAGTTATACGAAGGGAGAAGTTTCAAATCTATAAAGGTTCCAGAAGGAGCAAACTGGCCACAACCAAAGACCTCACCAGATGTTAAGTTCAACTTCATGATGAAACTTCTGAACAAATCAGCAGTTTCTTAA